One Methylorubrum extorquens genomic window, AAGCCGGCGCTACGGTGACTGTAGCGAGCCCGCAATCCCGCCAGTCCCGGCAGACCATCCGCGGCTGGGACAAGACCGATTGGGGCCAGGACGTGCCTGTCGATCTCGACCTCGAAAGCGTGAGCCCCGCCGATTACGATGCGCTGGTTCTGCCGGGTGGGCAGATCAATCCGGACAAGCTGCGCCTCGAGCCGAAGGCACTCGAGGTGGTCCGGCACTTCGTCACCTCCGGCAAGGTCGTGGCCGCGATCTGTCACGGCCCCTGGCTGCTGATCGAAGCCGGCGCGGTGAAGGGGCGCACCCTGACCTCGTTCGCCTCGATCAAGACCGACGTGATCAATGCGGGCGGCGACTGGCAGGACAAGGAGGTGGTGACCGACGGCGGTATCATCACCAGCCGCAACCCCGGCGACCTCGATGCCTTCTGCGCCAAGATCGTCGAGGAGGTGAAGGAAGGCCGCCACGAGCCGCGTCAGCTCGCCGCCTGAACCTCGTCTTCCCGGCACGACAAAGCCGCCGATCCTCGGATCGGCGGCTGATCTATGCCTGATGACGGGCCGCCGTCAGCGCTTGGCGACGGCCTTCTGGAGCTTCGGCCGCTCCAAGGCGGCACCGGCCATCAGCTTGGCGAGGTGATCCTTGTCGACGTTGCCGAGGCTCGCCGGCATCACGGCCGCCTCCGGTGCCGGGCGCTCGGCCTTCCGCCCGGAGATGGAGCCGGTGGTGACGGGATCGGCGAGCGCCGCCACCGGCAGAGCCGGTGATGCAGGCTCGCGCTGGACGCGCATCGCCCAATGGGCGGCGGTGGAAAGGGCGGCGATGGCCAGGATCGCCTTGATGCCGCCGGTCAGGAAACGCCGCATGGTCACGCCCGAAAACGCTGGGAACGCAGCCGGTTCCCCGGCCTGTCCCCAGCATCGCGCAAGATCGTGAACGAACCCTCCGAGCCCGTTCCAACGAAGCGTGCCGGATCGGGAATGCGCGCTTCACGGATCGCGCCTGCGTCAGGTTCGGTGCGCGACCTCCCCGCGTGCCTTCTCGGCCTCAGGCTCCGCCGCGCCGCGGGTGCGCCACAGGCTGTAGACGACGCCGAGGGTGAGTAAGACCAGGGTGACGACGAGCGAGACCCACGGCGGCAGATGGACGAGTTCCAGCGTGTCGGCGACCACGATCTTGGTGCCGATGAACAGCAGGATGAGGGCGAGCGCCGTCTTCAGGTAGGCGAACCGGTCCACCATCGCGGCGAGCGCGAAGTAGAGCGCGCGCAGTCCCAGGATCGCGAAGATGTTCGAGGTGTAGACGATGAACGGGTCGGTGGTGATGGCGAAGATCGCCGGCACGCTGTCGACGGCGAAGATCACGTCCGCGATGTTGACGAGCACCAGCGCCACGGCGAGCGGTGTCAGCCAGCGCACGGTCTTGCCCGTTTTCGGATCGGGCTTGCGCACGATGAAGTGCTGGCCCTCCGGCTTGTCGGTGACCCGCACCCACTTCTTGAGCAGGCGCATGGAGGCGCTGTTCTGGATGTCCTGCTCGCCCTCCTCCTTCGAGACGAGCATCTTGATGCCGACATAGATCAGGAAGGCAGCGAAGACCGAGAGCACCCAGTGCGCTTGGCTCACCAGGGCCGAGCCGAGCCCGATCATCAGGCCGCGCAGCAGCACCGCCGCGAGGATGCCCCAGACCAGAACCCGGTGCTGCGCCGCCCGCGGCACGCCGAGCGAGGTAAGAATCACTGCGATCACGAAGACGTTGTCCATCGACAGCGACTTCTCGATCACGAGGCCGGTCACGTATTCCTGGGCCGGGTCGAACCCGAGCATCCACCAGATCCAGCCGCCGAAGGCGAGGCCGAGGGTGAAGTAGAAGGCAGTGAGGAGCAGGCTCTCCTTCACGCCGATCTCGTGGTCCTTGTCGCGGTGGAGCAGGCCGAGATCGAAGGCGAGCAGGCTGGCCACCAGGGCGTGGAAGCCGAGCCACATCCAGACGGGCTTGCCGAGCCACTCGTGGGTGAAAAATTCCATCATCATCGCGCGGGACCGGATGCTTCACTTTTGGGAGAGCATCGGCTCCGACATCGCGGAAGCGTCTTCCGTCTCCCTCCCGAACGAGCCGCCGATCCGGCGGACGAATGATCTCACCGGAGTTCCGGGAGCATCGCGAGGGGGACGGTGCGCGTTCCGCCAGAGGGGCCCGCAGCCGATGTCGGGCAGTTAGACGCGCGATCGCGTCGAATCAAGGGCAGCGCGATTTTCATCCCTGATCCTCACCCATTAAGCGCATGCCCCGCTTTTCAGCCCGGCCTCGCTTGACAGGGGCGGTGTCTCCGGGGCCTGCCGCGGACCATGGACGCGGATCGAGAGCATGGAATCGCCATCGTCGGCGGCGGGCCGGCGGGGCTCATGGCGGCGGAGGTGCTGGCCGGGGCAGGGCAACTCGTCACCGTCTACGAGCGCATGCCGTCCGTCGGCCGCAAGCTGCTCATCGCCGGGCGCGGCGGGCTCAACCTGACCCATTCCGAACCGCTGCCGGACTTCCTGACGCGTTACGCCCCCGTCGATCCGCGCTTGCCGGCGGCGGTTGAGGCCTATCCGCCGGATGCGCTGCGGGCATGGTGCGAGGCGCTGGGGCAAACCACCTTCGTCGGGTCGAGCGGCCGGGTGTTTCCGGAAAGCTTCAAGGCCTCGCCGCTGCTGCGCGCTTGGCTCACTCGCCTCGATGCCCTGGGCGTCACGATCCGCACCCGGCACCGCTTCGTCGGCCTGGAACAGGGGGCGCTGACCTTCGAGACCCCGGAGGGCCGGCTCCGCGTCCGGTCGCGGGCGACGCTGCTCGCGCTCGGCGGGGCGAGCTGGCCGCGGCTCGGATCGGACGGGGCCTGGGTACCGCTGCTGGAAGGGCACGGCGTCGCGGTCGCACCCCTCAGGCCCGCCAATGTCGGCTTCCGCGTCGCGTGGTCGGCGCATTTCTCGGGGCGCTTCGCGGGTGAGCCGCTCAAGCGCCTCGCCGCGCGCATCGGCGACGCGAGCGCCCGCGGCGAGGCGGTCGCGACATCCGACGGCATCGAGGGCGGAGTGATCTACGCGCTCTCACGGCCGATCCGCGAGGCGGTGGAGCGCGACGGCGTCGCCGAACTCACCCTCGATCTGCGCCCGGATCTCGATGCGGGCGCGCTTCAGGCGCGTCTGGCCCGAAGCCGCCCCGGCGAGAGTCTCTCAACCCGCCTGCGCAAGGCCGCCGCGCTGAGCCCCGCCGCCATCGGCCTGCTGCGCGAGGCGCATGCCAACGCCCTGCCGACGGAGGCCGAGGCGCTGGCGGCGGCGATCAAGGCCGCTCCCCTGCGGCTCCTCGGGCCGGCTCCGATCGCGCGGGCGATCTCGACGGCGGGCGGCGTCGCCTTCTCGGAGCTCGACGCAGGCTTCATGCTGCGGGCGCGGCCCGGCACCTTCCTGGCCGGCGAGATGCTCGATTGGGAGGCGCCGACTGGCGGCTATCTGCTCCAGGCGGCCTTCGCCAGCGGCCGGGCCGCGGCGAAGGGGATGCTTGGCTGGCTTGAAGCGCGAGAGGCCTAGCTTACGGCCGGGCGCAGATCCCGACCATGCCGCTGCTGCCGGCCGAACAGGACGCCTTCGTGTCCCCGTCCAGGGTCGCCGCGCCGCCGGTCTGGCAGGTGGCCGAGGCCAGCACCTCGCCCGTGTCGCAGGAGAGCGTGCAGCTCGTATCGGTACAAGCGCGCGCCCGCACGACACGGAACGGCGCCGCCACCGTCGCGGCGGTCTCGCCTTTCGGTCCCGGCTCGCCCTTGGGGCCGCGCTCGCCCTTCGGGCCCGCTTCACCCTTCTGCCCCGGCTCACCTTTCAGGCCCTGATCCCCTTTCGGCCCCGGCGCGCCCGGCGGCCCGGCCAGACCTGCTTCGCCCTTGAGGCCCTGCTCGCCCTTGAGGCCCTGCTCGCCCTTGAGGCCCTGTTCGCCTTTGGCCCCCGGTTCGCCCTTGGGGCCCGCGGCACCCGGTGGTCCCTGGAGGCCGGCGGTGCCCTGTTCGCCGGCCTTGCCGGCCGGCCCCTCCGGCGCGCAATTGGCGACGACCGCTTCGCGCTCGTTCTCGCCGGCTTTGATCATCGCGACGCAGGTCGCGGGCCGGTAGGGCAACCGAAACTCGAAGCGCCCGCGCCGGTCCGACAGGACGGAGATGTCGTCGTCGAGGATCACGGTGACGCCGCTCTTGCCCACGCTGCCACTCATGCGCAGGTCGCCGCCCTCGATGCGCGCGTCCCAGATCTGGATCGGCTGGACCGGCGGGTTCGGTACCTTGGCGCGGGTGCGGGCCGCCCGCGGCTGCGCCTCGCCCTGCGCCGCTGCAGGTCCGGCGAGGACGAGGCCCAGCGCGATCAGCATCGGCGAGAGGGTCGGCCAAACGGCTCGCGAAGTCGCCGGCTTTCGTGCCCCCAGGTCGCGCGTCGTCGGCATGCTCGCTCCTCCGATCTTGTCCCGCGCATCTTCCGGCGCGGTGGGGGCAAGGTTTCGGTTGCCGGCCGGCCAGGGTCAACCCCGCGGTGTCGTCCACACCCGTCCACACGTCTCATCCACAGGCCAAGCGACTGCGTCTGAAGGCTGTTTTCAGATTGTGTCCACAGAGGCGGGCCACCCGGAAGTAAAGCTGATGCGCGCCGTGCGGAGACTCCCCGGGAAAACCGGAAGCCATCGGCGGGTCGATCCCTTAAGAAGGTCGGCAGAGTGCCCGGTTCGCCGTAAGCCCGCACGGGCGCGGCCGGCCGGGGCTTGCGACCTTCGAGACCGAACCACCGCCATGCTTCGCCCACTTCTCGCTGTTCTGTTCCTTCTGTCCACCGCCGCGCAGGCGGACGAGTGCGACGCGCTCGCTGCCCGGATCGCTCAGGCGACGGGGGCGAAGAAGGCCGGTCGCCGGGTCGGTCCCAGCATCGACGTCCGGGCCGCAAGCGGGGTCCGGCTCGATCTCACCTGCCGCGCCCAGCCCATCGTGCAGGCTTCCTCGGGCGATCCCTCGCCCTCCGCCGAATACTTCCGCGAGCTGACGATCGCGGCCGAACTCGTAGTCGGCGAACCGGCCTCGACCGTGCAGCCGATCCTGACGCGGGCCTACCAGACGGCTTTGCGCGAGGGGCGCAAGTCCTTCATTCAGCAGAACGGCTGGTCGGCGAGCTGCTACACCGATAGCGCCGGAGCGCTGCGCACCCTCTGCTCGGTCGGGCGCATCCCGACGGAATAGAGCTCGCAGCCGACGCGACGTCGAGACCGCCCGGCCGTCTTCCCGATCGTTCCCGCTTGAACGAAGCGCGCACCCGCGCCAATGCGGAGAACAAGGATCCGCCGCAAGGATCCCTCGCAAAAAATCGATCACAGGGCATTTGGTGAGGAAGCGTGCGATGGCCGAACCGATCGTCAATCACCTGTTCGGCCTCGTGCGCACCCATTGTCCGGCCGATCCGGGTGCCAAGGTCTTCATCGAAACCTCGGACGGCGCGCGCTATACCTATGCCGACCTCTTGGCCCGCTCCGGCGCCTATGCCAGCGCGCTCCAGGCCCTCGGCGTGAAGCGCGGCGACCGGGTCGCGGTGCAGGTCGAGAAGAGCGCCGAGGTGATCTTCCTCTATCTCGGCGCGGTGCGGGCCGGCGCTGTCTTCCTGCCGCTCAACACCGCCTACACGGGACCGGAGATCGCCTATTTCCTCGGCGATGCCGAGCCGGCCCTGTTCGTCTGCGATCCCGCCCGCGAGGCCGACCTGTCGGCGGTCGCGAGCCAGGCCGGCGTGCCGCAGATTCGAACCCTCGACGACGCCGGGCAGGGCAGCATGGCGCAGGCCGCCGCCGCGGCGGGCCCCGACTTCGCGGACGTGCCCCGCGGGGCCGACGATCTGGCTGCGATCCTCTACACGTCGGGCACGACCGGGCGCTCCAAGGGCGCCATGCTGAGCCATGACAACCTCGCCTCCAACGCGCTCACGCTGGCGCAGTATTGGCACTTCACCGAGCGCGACGTTCTGATTCACGCCCTGCCGGTGTTCCACACCCACGGGCTGTTCGTGGCCACCAACATCGTCCTGGCCACGGGCGGCACGATGCTGTTTCTGCCGCGCCTCGACGCGAAGAAGATCCTCGAACTGATGCCGCGGGCCACCGCGATGATGGGGGTGCCGACCTTCTACACGCGACTGCTCAAGGAGCCCGGCCTCACCCGCGAGGCGGCGGCCCATATGCGCCTGTTCGTCTCGGGCTCCGCGCCGCTGCTGGCCGAGACTCACCGGGAATGGGCGCAGCGCACCGGCCACGCCATCCTCGAGCGCTACGGCATGACCGAGACCAACATGAACACCTCGAACCCCTACGAGGGCGCGCGGCGAGCCGGCACGGTCGGCTTCCCGCTGCCGGGGGTGACCCTGCGCGTGGTCGATCCCGAGACCGGCGCGCCGCTCGGGCCCGAGGAGGTCGGGATGATCGAGGTGAAGGGCCCCAACGTGTTCCAGGGCTACTGGCGCATGCCGGAGAAGACCGCCGCCGAGCTGAAGGTGGACGGCTTCTTCATCACCGGCGATCTCGGCAAGATCGACCGCGACGGCTACGTCCACATCGTCGGCCGCGGCAAGGACCTCATCATCACCGGCGGATACAACGTCTATCCGAAGGAGATCGAGGCCGAGATCGACGCGCTGCCCGGCGTCGTCGAATCCGCGGTGATCGGCCTGGCACATCCCGATTTCGGCGAGGGCGTCACGGCGGTGGTGGTGCCGGGCGAGGACGCGCCCGACGAGGCTGCGATCCTTGCCGCGCTGGAGGGGCGGCTGGCCAAGTACAAGTGGCCCAAGCGCGTGTTGTTCGCAGCCGAGCTGCCGCGCAATACCATGGGCAAGGTGCAGAAGAACCTTCTGCGCGAGACCCACGCCGACCTCTACCGCGGCTGACGCCGTCGCCCGCTTGCGCCGTCGGATTCGCTTGCCGAGTCCGGTCGAGAGCGCGGCGCGCTGGCGCTCTCAAGCCTGTGATGCGATGCTGGCGGTGACCGGTGTTATGAGCCTGCTTATGCTCCGGGCCTCCTTCGTCCCCGTGGCGCGGGCGCGATGGCAGCCCACGTTGTTTCCAGTCTTGAACCCTCGGAGTTTCGTCCGAACGTGACTAAGAGTGCCGAGCACGACCGGATTGAAGCCGAACTGGTCCGCGTTTCCGACAGCTCCGACCCGTTCGCCGCCGCCGTGAAGGCGACGCGGATGCCGATGCTCATCACCGATCCGTACGGGCCCGACAACCCGATCATCTTCGTCAACGACGCCTTCATCAAGCTCACCGGCTACCGCCGCGAGGAGATCCTCGGGCGCAACTGCCGCTTCCTGCAGGGGCCGGAGACGGATCCGCGCGACGTGAAGCGAATCCGCGACGCCGTCGAGCGGCGTGTGCCGGTCGAACTCGAATTGCTCAATCACAAGAAGAGCGGCGAGATCTTCTGGAATCGCCTCCTGATCTCGCCGGTCTTCGACGACGAGGGGCAACTCACCTACTTCTTCGCCTCGCAGTTCGACGTGACCCTGGAGCGCGATCGGCTGGTCCGCCTCCAGAGCGACCGCGACGCCCTGGAGCAGGAGGTCGAGCGCCGCAACGACGACCTCACCCGTAGCGAGCACCGCCTTGAATTCATGCTCGCCGCCGGCCGGCTCGGCGCCTGGTCCCTCGACCTCGCCGAGCGTCGGCTCGTCGCCTCGGATCTGTGCAAGCAGAATTTCGGGCGACCGCTCGGCGAGCCCTTCAGCTACGACGACCTCGTCGAGGCGGTGGTGCCAGAGGATCGCGAGCGAATGCAGGCCGCGATGCAGGCCGCCATCGACCGCCGGAGCGACTACGACGTCGAGCACCGTGTCTCGGCCCCCTGCGGCGAGGTCCGCTGGGTGCAGTTGCGCGGGCGGGCCTACTACCGGGCCGACGGGGCACCGCTCTCCATGGCCGGCATCTCGCTCGACGTGACCGACCGCAAGCGGGCCGACGAGCAGCGCACCCTGCTCGCCGCCGAGATGAAGCATCGGGTGAAGAACTCGATCGCCACGGTCCAGTCCATCGCCCACCAGACCCTGCGCAACGCCGCTTCGCTCGACGATGCCCGCCGGACTCTGGACGCGCGCCTCAACTCGCTCGCCACCGCCCACGACATCCTCACCTCGGAAGCCACCGCCGGGGTGACCCTCGCCGAGGCGGTGGAGAGTGCCCTTCAGCCGTTCCGGGTCACCCCGCGCAACCGCATTCGCTTCGGCGGGCCGGAGGTGCGCCTCACCTCCCGCCTGACGCTGGCCGTGGTGATGGCGCTGCACGAGTTGGCCACCAACGCGGTGAAGTATGGCGGCCTCTCGAACAATTCGGGCCGCATCATCCTCAATTGGGAGGTCGAGGAGGGGGGCTCCAAGCGCCTGCTGATGCGCTGGGAGGAGTTCGACGGTCCGCCGGTCGAGAAGCCGTCGCGGGTCGGTTTCGGCACGCGCATGATCGAGCGGGTGCTGGCGGCCGAGTTCGGCGGCGAGGCCAGGATCGACTACCGCAGCCGCGGTCTCGTCCTCACGCTCGAGGCGCCGCTGCCGGAGCGCGAGGCCGTCTAAAGGTCTCGGGCGTCGGAGCCGTCTCCTGTCTCGACGTTTCCGGGGGATGCGCCGCGGTTCGAGGGAACGGCCAAGCCTGATCCGGGGTTGAACGGCGTCTCATCCAGGCGCTTGCGCCCGACCCTGCGAACCATGCCGTCCTCCCCCCAGACCCCGCCCCGCCCCCCCGCGGATGGCACGGCCTCCGTGCTCTGGACCCTGATGATGGGCGCGGCGCTGATCGCGCTCGCCGCCGCACCGCTGCGCCGGCCCGACGCGGACGACGAGCCGCCGACTGAGGAGGCGAAGGAGCGCAACGGCGGCGCCCATTCCCACGAGGGGCGCTCGGCCCGCTGGGTGGCGGCGACGCAGGCCGATCGCGGGCGCGCCGCCGACCATCCCGGCGAGATCCCGTCGCCCGGCTGGTGGGACATCCTCACGCGGGTCTACCTGGAATTCAACAAGGACCGGGTGCTCTCGGTCGCGGCGGGCGTGACCTTCTACACCCTGCTCTCGCTGTTCCCGGCGATCGCCGCGCTCGTCACCTGCTACGGGCTGGTCGCCGACGTGAACACCATCAACGTCCACCTCGCCACCCTGCACGGCGTGCTGCCGGCGAGCGCCATCGACATCATCGGCGAACAGGTCAAGCGCATCGCCACCAAGGGGAGCGGTGCGCTGGGCTTTACCTTCTTCACCAGCCTGACGCTGTCGCTGTGGAGCGCCAACGCCGCGATGAAGGCGATGTTCGATGCGCTCAACGTCGTCTACGAGGAGGAGGAGAAGCGCAACTTCTTCTGGCTCAACGTCCGCTCGCTCACCTTCACCGCGGGCGCGTTGCTCTTCATCATCCTGGCGCTGATCTCGATCATCGTGCTGCCGGTGGTGTTCAACTTCCTCGGCCTTGGCGACGGGGCTCGCCTCATCGCCATGGCGCGCTGGCCGATGCTGCTCCTCGTCCTGCTCGGCGGGCTGGCCGTGCTCTATCGCTACGGCCCGAGCCGGGAGCGGGCGCGCTGGCGCTGGGTCGGCGCCGGCAGCGTCGTGGCAGGTCTGCTCTGGCTCATCGCGTCGATCCTGTTCTCCTGGTACGTCGCCAACTTCGGCAACTACAACGAGACCTACGGCTCGCTCGGCGCCGTGATCGGCTTCATGACTTGGATCTGGATCTCGGCGACGATCGTGCTGCTCGGCGGTGAGATCAACGCCGAGATCGAGCACCAGACCGCCCGCGATTCGACCATGAGCCCGCATAAGCCCCTGGGGCAGCGCGGCGCGCGCATGGCCGACACGGTGGGCGCCGCGGCCTGAGGCGAGTAACGCATCATCCGTTCTTGCGCGGGAGGGTCGCACTCGTGACAAGCGGTGCCCGGCACCATCTTGCTAAAAGAGAAAAGCACCGGAGGAACGCGACATGGCCGGATCCGACGTCATCGGCACAGATCCCGAGATCCGCACGGAAGAGGAATGGCGCGCGTCGCTGACGCCGGAGCAGTACCGCGTGCTGCGCGAGCACGGCACCGAACGGGCCGGTACCAGCGGCCTCAACGCCGAGAAGCGCCCCGGCACGTTCGTCTGCGCCGGCTGCGGCGCGCCGCTGTTCGAGAGCGACACCAAGTACGAGTCGGGCAGCGGCTGGCCAAGCTTCTTCGCGCCGCTGGAGGATGCGGTGGAGACGAAGGTCGACCGTAGCCACTGGATGACCCGCACCGAGGTGCATTGCGCCCGCTGCAAGGGCCATCTCGGCCACGTCTTCGAGGACGGGCCGGCCCCGACGGGGCTGCGGTACTGCATGAACGGCGTTGCCCTCGGCTTCGAACCGGAGGGCTGAATGCATGGGAGAATTCATGGGATTCGCCCGATGAATTCCACGCCTTTTCGGGCTCAAGGCTTGCCGCGTGGTTGTTTCGGGCTCATCACTTCGCCATGAAGGTCCATGTGAAGAACAGGTTAACGCCCCGGTCTTCGCGGGCCGCCCAAGACCAATCGCCCATGTCCAATACGGTGGGCGGCCGCCGACTCTGTTTCGGATCGGTGCCCCGAGGGCCGAGCGTCCCGGGGGCGGTCCCGGACCGGTGCGTGCTGACCCGCGGAGGGAAGTGAATGAGTGTCGTTCGCCGGTTTCTCGTGGCGCCCTCTCTGGTCCGTCTCCTGCGGAAGGAGCGGGGCGGGGCCCGCGTCACCGAAGGTTACTTCGCGCCGCAGGCCGGGCGGACGTCGTTCGTGCGGCTGCAGGGCACCAACTGCTTCCTCGTGCTGATGACCGGTGCCGAGGGGGCGATGGCCGAGGAGCGCACCGAGGTGCCGCGCGCTCACGGTGACGCCCTCCTCGACGTCTGCCAGGGCCGGGCCGTCTACGAGCGCACCACGGTCTCGCTCGGTGGCTCGGTCGAGGCGCTGGTCGATCGCTACGTGCGTCCGTCTGGCCTCGACATCGTCAGCCTCGTCTTTACCGATGCGTCCGCCGCCCAGGGCTTCACGCCGCCGGTCTGGTTCGGTGCCGAGGTGACGACCGACAAGGCCTATGATGGCCAGTCGATCGCGATCACCGGCGTTCCGAATCCGGGCGACATCCCCCTGAGCAACGCTGCCCTCGATGCGGTGCTCGACCTGATCGAGCCGCGCTTTGGCTCCAATCGTCCGCCCTTTACCCCGTCGAAGCCCGCGTCGCCCCCGCGCGACGTTCCGGCGCGTTCGCCCGAGCCGCCGAAACCCGCGCCGGTTCCTGAGGCGCTCCTCGCGGCGGCGGTGGCGGAGCCGGCAACGCCGCCCGAGACCAAGACGGAGGAGCAGCCTCAGGCCTCCGAAGAGCCTCTCCCGGCCGCTGCCGAGCCGACGCCCGAAGCCCCTGAGGCGGAGGAGCCTGCGCCCGCCGAGGCGTCAGCGCTCGAGCCGGCCGCTTCCGAGGAGCCCGCGCCGACCGAGGCCGCCAAGCCCGAGGAGGCTCGGCCTGCGGCCGAGACCGCCGAGGCTCAGAAGCCTGCGGCCGAGTCCGGCGAGCGGTTGCCGCCGGATGCGCGCATCGACGACGTGATCGAGAGCCTCTCGAAGGCGCTCGGCGCCGCGATCCGCAACCCGCAGGAGCCGGGCCGCGACGAGGAAGTGACCGAGGCGTTCGAGCGCTGGCAGGTTCGGCCCCGCCGCACGCAGCAGACCTGACCGGCTCCATCGACAGACTTTCCAGAACGCCGGCTCCCGCCAGGGGCCGGCGTTCTTCGTTGCCGGGTCTCAAACGGCGGCCGCTCGTCTGCGAGGCGGAGGGGAACGCCCCCGTTCGTCACGGATCCTGGGGATGGCGGGGCGGTTTGCCGGAACCGGTAAGGGCAACGCTTCGTTGGCTGGCATCCGGTTGCAACCCGTTGGGGTGAAGCACCGGCAAGTGTTCATTCCCAACGAGGAATCGCCGCCATGAGACGTTTCGCCATTGCTGCCGCAGGGTTGATGCTTTGCCTGATGCCGATCGCCGGTGAGGCTCAGGCCCAGGGCATTCCGGGCGGCATGCGCCGCGGTGCGGCCGAGGGCGATCGCGTTGCCGGCCCGATCGGCGGTATCGTGGGCGGCGCCGTCGGCGGTGCGGTGGGCGGCGTCAACGGCGTGCTCGGCATCGATCCCGGCCGGCGCGCCTACCGCACCCGGATGCGCTCGAACCGCGCCTACCATCACCGCCGCCACCATCCGCGCCACCACCGCCACCGCTGAGTGAGCGCGGTCGTGTGCGGGGGAGGCTCTCTCCGCCGCGCACGCCTGCGCACCAGGGCATCCTCCGCGAGGAGGGCGAGCCCCGAGGCGACGATGATGCCGGCGCCGAGCATCGTCCAGGCGCTCGGCACGTCGCCGAACAGCAGGTAGCCGAGCAGCACCGACCACAGGATCTGCGTGTAGATGAAGGGTGCGAGCAGGCTCGCCGGCGCCCGCGCATGGGCCAGCACCAGCAGCCAGTGCCCGATCGTGCCGAACAGCCCGACCGCGACCAGCAGCGCCCAGACCGTGCCCGAGGCCGGAGCCGTCCAAATCCACGGCAGGAGCGGGCTCATCACCGCGAGCCCGCCGAGCCCGGTATAGAACACCGTCGTCGCCGTCGAATCATGGGCCGCGAGCTTACGCGTCACGATCACGTAGACCGCGTAGCAGAGCATCGCGCCGAGGCTGAACAGGATCGCCGGTTTGGCCGCCAGCGCGTCCGGCCGCACGATGACGAGGACGCCGACGAAGCCCGTTGCCACCGCCGCGAGCCGCATCCGCGACGACCATTCGCCCAGCATGGGCCCTG contains:
- the msrB gene encoding peptide-methionine (R)-S-oxide reductase MsrB; the protein is MAGSDVIGTDPEIRTEEEWRASLTPEQYRVLREHGTERAGTSGLNAEKRPGTFVCAGCGAPLFESDTKYESGSGWPSFFAPLEDAVETKVDRSHWMTRTEVHCARCKGHLGHVFEDGPAPTGLRYCMNGVALGFEPEG
- a CDS encoding DMT family transporter; its protein translation is MRQPAAAPTPVRDPRRLVGIALMCVAPVFFASLDATGKVLAGAGVDPLLTTFMRYAVNVALVTALINPVTRPGVAHSRRLPLQILRSLLLFGSTACNFLALRSLQLAETISIQFAAPLTVALLAGPMLGEWSSRMRLAAVATGFVGVLVIVRPDALAAKPAILFSLGAMLCYAVYVIVTRKLAAHDSTATTVFYTGLGGLAVMSPLLPWIWTAPASGTVWALLVAVGLFGTIGHWLLVLAHARAPASLLAPFIYTQILWSVLLGYLLFGDVPSAWTMLGAGIIVASGLALLAEDALVRRRARRREPPPHTTALTQRWRWWRGWWRR